The genomic segment ACGATCTGGACGATGATGTCCGTACGTCTGTTCCGCAGCGACGAAGGAACGCCGCTTTATTATATTGTGCAAATCATCGACATTTCAAAGCAAAAAATATCCGAGATCCAGCTGCAGGAGTCCGTCGAACGCTACACGTCGCTCAAGAAGTACAATCACGATGCCGTTATCTCCTTCGACCTTGAAGGCCGGGTGATCAACGGAAACGCAGTCGCCGAAAAGCTGACGGGTTATTGCATCGAATCGGAGCTGATCGGCATGGAGCTTGCCAATATTATCGGTCAGCCCAATGTTGATCGAATATTGGCGAATGCGCTGCAGGATACGACTGTCGAGCAAGGCATCGATACGCTAGTCACCAAGGACGGCGAAATCGTCGAAGTCATCACGAGCATTGCCCCCATTTTCGTAGGCAATCGCAATATCGGCTTTTATCTCATCTGCAAGGACATCTCCGAGCAAAAACAGCTGGTGCTGGCCAAAGAAATGGCGGAGGCCACCAACCGGGCGAAAAGCGAATTTCTGGCGATGATGAGCCACGAAATCCGCACGCCGATGAACGGCGTCATCGGCATGACCGATCTGCTGCTCGATACGGAGCTGGACGAGGAAAGGCAGGGCTATGTCGAGATTATCCGCAACAGCGGGGAGGCGCTTCTCGCCATCATCAACGATATCCTGGATTTGTCGAAGATCGAGGCGGGGAGAAGCGAGCTGCAAGAAACGTCCTTCGACCTCCGGAAATGCATCAAGGACAGCTTGTCCGTCGTATCCGCAAAGGCGGACGAAAAAAATCTCGAGCTGTCGTATGCGATCCATCACGACGTCCCCGATTATATCTATGGCGATGCGGATCGCTTGAAGCAAGTGCTGCTCAACCTGCTCGGCAACGCCGTGAAGTTCACGCCAAGCGGCAAAGTGTCGGTAGCCGTCAAAAAGATCAAAGCTAAAATACCGCTGCTGTCATTTACCGTAACGGACACGGGGATCGGTATTCCGCCGGATCGGCTGGAGGAGATTTTCGAACCGTTTTCGCAGATCGACAGCTTTATGCTGCGCAAGCACGAAGGGACGGGTCTCGGTCTTTCCATCAGCCGGCGTATCGTCGAACTGATGGGCGGAGAGATCCGTGCGGAGAGCGACGGCAAAGACGGTTCGACCTTTCAGTTCTCCATCGAACTGCACGAACGGACAGCCGAAGAGCTGCCGCCCGAGACGGGGGAGCTGCGAGACGCGGTCATGACCTCGGCGAGAATACTCGTCGGCGAAGATAATCCGATCAATACGCTCGTACTGAAAAAAATGCTGGAAAAAATGGGCCATTGCGTAACGGTGGCCGCGAACGGAAAAGAAGTGATCGAAGCGGCGCTTCAGGAACCTTTCGATTGTATTTTTATGGATATTCACATGCCCGTTATCAACGGCTTGGACGCCGCGCGCTCGATCAGGGAGCGTCTGGCGCCCGGCTCATGTCCGCGAATCGTCGCGGTCACCGCGAACGCGCTTAAAGGCGACCGGGAAAAATGTTTGGCTGCCGGCATGGACGATTACGTGAGCAAGCCCGTAAAACGCGAGGTGATCTCGCAAATATTGGGACAGTACATGAGCAGAGCGGTTTAGGATTTACGTGAAAAGAACCCCGTCATGCGCATAGACTGAGCGTTCTCTCATCGCATATAAGTAGATGGAGACTTGAAGTCAACCAGAACGGGGGACGGCCATGTACGGCAACAACAAGCTCGGCAAATACAGGCTGCTGCGCAAGGATCGGACGGCGGCCGCGCATTTGCCGCCGACCGCGGTCGCCAGCCTGAAGTCGATTCAAGCGATGCTGGGGCGTTATTCGTCCGTCTACCTGAAACCGAGTCACGGCACCGGCGGCTTCGGCATCTTCAAGTTGTCGAGATCCAAGGGCCGGTACCTGCTCAAACACGGCACGCACAGTCGCGCGTACGCGAAGCTCGAACACGCTTATGGCGCATTTGCCAAGGCAAAGGCGAACAAAACGTATTTGGTCCAAATGGGAATCCCGTTGCTCAGCTACAAGCGCCGGCCCTTCGATCTTCGCGTCATGGTGCAGCGCAATCCGAAGGGGGCTTGGGAGGCGACCGGCATCGTCGGGCGGGTCGCCAGGCCGAATAAGATCGTGACCAATTATCATAACGGAGGCAAGCCGATGCCGGTCGACGTGCTGCTCTCGCAGTCGATTCCCCCGGCGGGGCGTGCCCGCTACAAGCGGCGCCTCATGGGGCTCGGGCTTCGGGTCAGCCGCCATTTGAACCGCCGTTTTCCTCAATTCCGTGCGTACGGCATCGATATCGGAATCGACCGGTCGCTGAAACCCTGGATTATCGAGGTGAATTCGCGTCCCGACAAATCCATTTTTAACGCGCTGTCCGACAAGCGGATGTATCGAAAAATAATGGCGTACGGCCGGATGCCCAAAGCGGGAGCGGCTCGAGCGAGAAAAGCGCGTCGCGTCTTCTCCAAGCGAGCTTAGCGAGAGCCGGCATCGTCAGTTTCCGGCGAAGGCCATCAACCGAAGACGCAGGTTGCGGATAATCCGTGCCTGCGTCTTTTTCGCGTTATTATCTATCCGCGCGGGCGCAGCGCAATCGTGTTATGTTTAGTATGGAAGGCACAGCACTTCTTCATGAAAGGGTGGAAGGACGATTGAGAGAAAACGCGCGAAAGCATAGCAATTGGGCCGGCAATTACGAATACCAAGCCGCCGAGATCGTCGTTCCGTCAAGCGTCGAGGAAATCCAGGAGCTTGTGGCGCACAGCAGTCGCGTCAAGGCGCTTGGCTCGCGACATTCGTTTAACGGGATCGCCGATACGAAAGGCACGCAGCTCTCGATGGACAAGCTGAACCGGGTCATCGACATGGACGAAAGAAGCGGCAGAGTCAAGGTCGAAGGCGGCATTCGATACGGAGAGCTGTGCGCATACTTGGATCAACGCGGATATGCGCTGCCCAATCTGGCTTCGCTGCCGCATATTACGGTCGCGGGCGCCTGCGCGACCGCAACGCACGGCTCCGGCATTCGCAACGGCAACCTGGCGACGTCGGTTCACGCGCTGGACCTGGTGACGGCGAACGGCGATAAGATTTCGATCTCCCGCGACGACGGAGACGGAATGCTGCAAGGCGCTGTCGTCGGCCTCGGCAGTCTTGGCATCGTGACGGCGGTTACGCTTGAGGCGATTCCGGCGTTTCGCATGAGCCAGACGGTCTACGAAGGGTTAGCGCTTGCGACGCTTGCGGGCAGCCTCGACGAGATTTTCTCCGCCGCCTACAGCGTCAGCTTGTTCACGGATTGGCGTCAGGCCGGATTTAATCAGGTGTGGCTTAAACGAAAGGAGCCGGATGAAGGAAGCGAACAATCGCTGGCGGAGCCTTCATTCTACGGCGCCACGCGTGCGACCGAGCGCAAGCATCCGGTGCCGGGACTGTCGGCGGACCCATGCAGCGAGCAGCTCGGCATCGTCGGCAGATGGTACGAGCGCCTGCCGCACTTCCGCATGAACTTCACGCCAAGCGCCGGCGAAGAGCTGCAAAGCGAGTATTTCGTTCCGCGCGCCGCGGCGTACGATGCGCTGTGCGCGATCGAACGGCTGCGCGGGCAGATCGCGCCGCTGCTGTACGTATCCGAAATCCGCACGATCGCAGCGGACGAGCTGTGGATGAGCCCTTGCTACGGGCAGGACGCGGTGGGCATCCACTTCACGTGGAAGCCCGAGCAGGCGGCCGTCTCCCGCCTGCTCCCTTTGATCGAGGAGGCGCTTGCCCCTTTCCGGGCGCGCCCGCACTGGGCCAAGCTTCATGTCATGAATCCGGCTCTGCTGCGCTCGCTTTACGAGAAGCTGCCCGATTTCCAACAACTGGCCGCGCGGTTGGATCCGAACGGCAAATTCCGCAACGCTTATACGGAAAAGTATTTGCTCGGCGCTGACAGCGTCGGTACGGGAGATTAACGCCCTTTATCTCTTCGATAATGCCCTGGCGACACGCCGTAGGCCTGCTTGAACGACCGGATGAAATAGTTGGGATCCATCCCGATTCGGCCGGCCGTCTCCGACACCGAAGCAAGCGGGTCCTCTTCCAGCCATACCGCTGCCTGATGGAGCCGGATGCGGCGAAGGTACGCCAGCGGCGGCTCGCCATAGGCTTCGCGGAACAGGCGCTGGAAGTGCTGCACCGAGTATCCGACCGCGCTGGCGACGTTCGACATGACCAATGGCTCGGCGAAGTGCTCGTGCAGGAAGTGGACGGCGCGTGCGAGCGCGGCGTCGGATTGCCGCGTCCGCAGCGGCGCTGCGGGCGAAGCGGGTCCGGCCGCGAGGGAGCCGAGCAGCAGCAGAAATTCGTATAGGCGCGCAGACAGCAGCCGGGCTGCGTCGGGATCGGCCCGGTCCGCGAGCTGCCAGAGTCCCTGGATGCCCGCGGCAGGCGCGTCCGTTTCTTTTAGCGTAAACGCCGAACGCAAAGGCAAGCCGCAAGCATCGGCTATATCCGGTGCGCATGCGCCCTCGAAGCCGATGTAGCCAAGCATCCAAGGCTGTCCGGGAAACGATTCGTAGCGATGCGGCTCGTCTGCGGGCAGCAGCAGCGCCTGACCGGCATCGACCGACAGACGGTTCCCGTCGGGGAATTCAAAGCGGCCGCGGCCGCCGAGCGCGACAAAGCATTGCATCACGGGAAAACCGGCCGGCCGGGCGACCGGATGCTGCGCATGCGCGCCAACGCAGTACAGGCTGACCGGGAGCCGTTCGCGTTGTACGGATGGGGATAACCGGAACGGGAGTTGCATCGCTTTACGCCTCCATGTTCATTTTGTGCTTATTTTGACGTTCATTGTGCTAACGATTATAGCAGGTGTAAGGCTACAATCAGACTATAGTTTAGTTTTATAACGTTGACAATGAGACGATATGCACAGAGTGAAGGAGAGAGTTGCGATGGCGAAGCGTTACGCGCCGGTCAGCGGCAAGATCAAGGGATTCATGCATGGCGCGGACTACAATCCGGACCAATGGCAGCACGACCCGAAGGTGCTCGAGGAGGACATTCGGCTGATGAAGCTGGCCGGCTGCAATGTGATGGCGGTCGGCATCTTCGCCTGGGCGGCGATCGAGCCGGAGGAGGGCCGGTTCGAATTCGCATGGCTGGACCGCGTGTTGGAACGGTTCGAAGCGAACGGCATCTATGCCTGGCTCGCGACGCCGAGCGGCGCCCGGCCGGCCTGGATGTCCGAACGCTATCCCGAAGTGCTGCGGGTGAACGCCCAGCGCGTGCGCAACCTGCACGGCTTGCGCCACAATCACTGCTACAGCTCGCCGGTGTACCGGGAAAAAACGGCGATTATGAACGGAAAGCTGGCGGAGCGGTACGCCCGGCACCCCGCCGTCGTCGGCTGGCATATTTCCAACGAATACGGCGGCGATTGTCACTGCGATTACTGTCAGGAAGCGTTTCGCGAGTGGCTGCAGGCTGAATACGGTACGCTGGAAGCGCTGAACGCGGCCTGGTGGACGTCCTTCTGGGCGCACACGTATACAAGCTGGTCGCAGGTCGAAGCGCCGTCGCCGCGGGGCGAGAACATGGTTCACGGACAAAATCTCGACTGGAAGCGCTTCGTCACCGCGCGGACCGTCGACTTCTGCAGACATGAGATTGCGGCGGTGCGTCCGTACAACCCGGACCTGCCCGTCACGACCAATCTGATGGAGGGCTACGAGGGGCTCGATTACCGCAAGTTTGCGGACATTTTGGACGTCGTTTCCTGGGACGCGTATCCGAAATGGCACGGCGCGAGGGACGACATCGAAGTCGCGGCCTGGTTCGCGTACAATCACGATCTGTTCCGCTCGCTCAAGGACAAGCCGTTCCTGCTCATGGAGAGCACGCCGAGCATGACCAACTGGCAGCCGATCAGCAAACTGAAAAAGCCGGGCATGCACAAGCTCGCTTCTCTGCAGGCCGTCGCTCACGGCTCCGATTCGGTACAGTACTTCCAGTGGCGCAAAAGCCGCGGTTCGAGCGAAAAGCTGCACGGCGCGGTCGTCGATCATGTCGGACATGAGAACACGCGCGTATTCGCCGACGTAGCGGAGCTTGGCGAGACGCTGCGGCGCATCGCGGACGCGGCGGGTACCGGCGTGAATGCCCGCGCGGCGCTGCTGACCGATTGGGACAATCGCTGGGCGGTCAACGATTCGCAAGGACCGCGCAATGCGGGCGTTCATTACGAGGACACGCTGATGGAACACTATCGCGCGCTGTGGTCGCTCGGCATCCAGGTGGATATCATCGGCTCCGAGGAGGACCGCGACCTCTCCCGCTACGACCTGATCGCAGCGCCGATGATGTACCTGTGCCGCGCATCCGTCGGCGAACGCCTGGAGCGCTTCGTCGAATCGGGCGGCACGCTCGTGGCCACCTACTGGAGCGGCGTCGTCGACGAACACGATCTGTGCCACCTGGGCGGGTTTCCCGGACCGCTACGCAAGACGCTCGGCATCTGGGCGGAGGA from the Cohnella hashimotonis genome contains:
- a CDS encoding PAS domain S-box protein; this translates as MHRVNLDQNSFNGQVFQFASFGVALTDPKGLFLTVNPAMERIFGYSKEEFEGQLFGCFSHPDDPVGSIDELKALMGDTESEWQMEKRFIKKDGSTIWTMMSVRLFRSDEGTPLYYIVQIIDISKQKISEIQLQESVERYTSLKKYNHDAVISFDLEGRVINGNAVAEKLTGYCIESELIGMELANIIGQPNVDRILANALQDTTVEQGIDTLVTKDGEIVEVITSIAPIFVGNRNIGFYLICKDISEQKQLVLAKEMAEATNRAKSEFLAMMSHEIRTPMNGVIGMTDLLLDTELDEERQGYVEIIRNSGEALLAIINDILDLSKIEAGRSELQETSFDLRKCIKDSLSVVSAKADEKNLELSYAIHHDVPDYIYGDADRLKQVLLNLLGNAVKFTPSGKVSVAVKKIKAKIPLLSFTVTDTGIGIPPDRLEEIFEPFSQIDSFMLRKHEGTGLGLSISRRIVELMGGEIRAESDGKDGSTFQFSIELHERTAEELPPETGELRDAVMTSARILVGEDNPINTLVLKKMLEKMGHCVTVAANGKEVIEAALQEPFDCIFMDIHMPVINGLDAARSIRERLAPGSCPRIVAVTANALKGDREKCLAAGMDDYVSKPVKREVISQILGQYMSRAV
- a CDS encoding AraC family transcriptional regulator, with translation MQLPFRLSPSVQRERLPVSLYCVGAHAQHPVARPAGFPVMQCFVALGGRGRFEFPDGNRLSVDAGQALLLPADEPHRYESFPGQPWMLGYIGFEGACAPDIADACGLPLRSAFTLKETDAPAAGIQGLWQLADRADPDAARLLSARLYEFLLLLGSLAAGPASPAAPLRTRQSDAALARAVHFLHEHFAEPLVMSNVASAVGYSVQHFQRLFREAYGEPPLAYLRRIRLHQAAVWLEEDPLASVSETAGRIGMDPNYFIRSFKQAYGVSPGHYRRDKGR
- a CDS encoding FAD-binding protein, which encodes MRENARKHSNWAGNYEYQAAEIVVPSSVEEIQELVAHSSRVKALGSRHSFNGIADTKGTQLSMDKLNRVIDMDERSGRVKVEGGIRYGELCAYLDQRGYALPNLASLPHITVAGACATATHGSGIRNGNLATSVHALDLVTANGDKISISRDDGDGMLQGAVVGLGSLGIVTAVTLEAIPAFRMSQTVYEGLALATLAGSLDEIFSAAYSVSLFTDWRQAGFNQVWLKRKEPDEGSEQSLAEPSFYGATRATERKHPVPGLSADPCSEQLGIVGRWYERLPHFRMNFTPSAGEELQSEYFVPRAAAYDALCAIERLRGQIAPLLYVSEIRTIAADELWMSPCYGQDAVGIHFTWKPEQAAVSRLLPLIEEALAPFRARPHWAKLHVMNPALLRSLYEKLPDFQQLAARLDPNGKFRNAYTEKYLLGADSVGTGD
- a CDS encoding beta-galactosidase produces the protein MAKRYAPVSGKIKGFMHGADYNPDQWQHDPKVLEEDIRLMKLAGCNVMAVGIFAWAAIEPEEGRFEFAWLDRVLERFEANGIYAWLATPSGARPAWMSERYPEVLRVNAQRVRNLHGLRHNHCYSSPVYREKTAIMNGKLAERYARHPAVVGWHISNEYGGDCHCDYCQEAFREWLQAEYGTLEALNAAWWTSFWAHTYTSWSQVEAPSPRGENMVHGQNLDWKRFVTARTVDFCRHEIAAVRPYNPDLPVTTNLMEGYEGLDYRKFADILDVVSWDAYPKWHGARDDIEVAAWFAYNHDLFRSLKDKPFLLMESTPSMTNWQPISKLKKPGMHKLASLQAVAHGSDSVQYFQWRKSRGSSEKLHGAVVDHVGHENTRVFADVAELGETLRRIADAAGTGVNARAALLTDWDNRWAVNDSQGPRNAGVHYEDTLMEHYRALWSLGIQVDIIGSEEDRDLSRYDLIAAPMMYLCRASVGERLERFVESGGTLVATYWSGVVDEHDLCHLGGFPGPLRKTLGIWAEEIDALYDDERNALVPVPGNALGLEETYESRELCELVHLEGATALATYRDDFYAGHPALTVNELGKGRAYYLATRADASLLDALYAKLAGTLSLPRAIASVLPRGVTAHVRSDGVSDYVFVENYSGASQSVKLDGRSYRDAETGEALAGIELHLEQNGVRVLIRPAE
- a CDS encoding YheC/YheD family protein, with amino-acid sequence MYGNNKLGKYRLLRKDRTAAAHLPPTAVASLKSIQAMLGRYSSVYLKPSHGTGGFGIFKLSRSKGRYLLKHGTHSRAYAKLEHAYGAFAKAKANKTYLVQMGIPLLSYKRRPFDLRVMVQRNPKGAWEATGIVGRVARPNKIVTNYHNGGKPMPVDVLLSQSIPPAGRARYKRRLMGLGLRVSRHLNRRFPQFRAYGIDIGIDRSLKPWIIEVNSRPDKSIFNALSDKRMYRKIMAYGRMPKAGAARARKARRVFSKRA